The Synergistota bacterium region CATCTCCTACACCTAAGAGAAAAATCTTCTCCCCAACCTTTACCAGGCACAAAAACCGCCGATTATCCAGATAAATCCTATCTAAAATCTTTATAAAATCGCTTTCCCTCGATTTTCTCAGATACCCCTTTATATACCATGAAAACAGAAGAATTATACCAACAACTATAACTAATGCAACTATCGACTTAACAAGTAGCTCCCCAAAACCGGGGAGCTTTAGATTCGCGTCTCCCTTATCAGCAGCCCAAGCGATAGAAAGAAAAAAGAAAGCCTTCACTTACTTAAAGCCTTCTTCACCGCCTCCAGGACCCTATCTGGCTGGAACGGCTTAACAACGAAATCTAACGCCCCCGCCTGTATTGCCTCTATGACCATAGCTTGCTGACCCATAGCACTAACCATTACTATCCTTGCATTCGGATCGAGCTTTTTTATCTCCTTAACGGCGGTTATCCCGTCCATCTCTGGCATGGTTATGTCCATCGTAACTAAATCAGGTTTTAATTCCTTGTATTTCTCCACCGCCTGTACTCCATTCTCCGCCTCACCGGCAACCTCATAACCATTTTTAGTTAGGATATCTCGAAGCATCATCCTCATGAAAGCCGCATCATCCACGATTAAAATGCGTGCGCTCATACAACCCATCTCTCCTTTCTAAGAGATTTTTAACCAAACTATGTAAGGCTCTCTAACCTCTCTCTTGGAGAAATTATATCAGTTATCCTGACTCCAAAGTTCTCATCTATAACCACAACCTCTCCACGCGCTATAGGCTTACCGTTTACAAGAATTTCAACCGGTTCACCCGCGAGCTTATCAAGCTCAATTATCGAACCAGGACCAAGATTAAGTATATCACGTATAAGCATCCTCGTTTTACCAAGCTCAACCGTAACCTTAAGCGGAACATCAAGTATCAGCTCTATATTCTTCGGAGGAACGGCAGAGGTCTGCGAAGTTTGAAGTGGTGCAAACTGTGCAGGCCTCGCCTC contains the following coding sequences:
- a CDS encoding response regulator, which gives rise to MSARILIVDDAAFMRMMLRDILTKNGYEVAGEAENGVQAVEKYKELKPDLVTMDITMPEMDGITAVKEIKKLDPNARIVMVSAMGQQAMVIEAIQAGALDFVVKPFQPDRVLEAVKKALSK
- the fliO gene encoding flagellar biosynthetic protein FliO, producing the protein MKAFFFLSIAWAADKGDANLKLPGFGELLVKSIVALVIVVGIILLFSWYIKGYLRKSRESDFIKILDRIYLDNRRFLCLVKVGEKIFLLGVGDGGVNLIAEMEKVTALEGEEVQIAPSFRKHLERFLGKR